From Pelmatolapia mariae isolate MD_Pm_ZW linkage group LG1, Pm_UMD_F_2, whole genome shotgun sequence, one genomic window encodes:
- the LOC134628733 gene encoding N-acetyllactosaminide alpha-1,3-galactosyltransferase-like: MPLQVSLSLPTARPLVQTFTSWKAPIIWQGMFDSILYDQRHADKNSSVALTVFAVGRYLDAYLKTFLTSAEQHFMVGLPVTYYVFTDSPEKVPNVTLPSQRYIKIVQVEKHTRWQDISMMRMRTISEVIESEIRHSFRYVFCFDVDQEFKGRFGSEALGDSVALLHAHFYKLPKARFTYDRNPKSKAFMETGDFYYHASVFGGLWQNVKHLVDACYLGIIEDKLKNVEALWHDESHLNKYFWIHKPSRLLSPEYCWDQNIWDKRDILVTRLVWAPKHYDTLRNG; this comes from the exons atgcccctccaggtctcgctgtcgttacccac GGCCAGACCATTGGTTCAGACATTCACATCCTGGAAAGCTCCTATAATCTGGCAGGGGATGTTTGACTCCATTCTTTATGACCAAAGGCACGCTGACAAAAACTCATCTGTGGCTCTTACTGTGTTTGCTGTAGGAAG GTACCTGGATGCCTACCTCAAGACTTTCCTCACCTCAGCAGAACAACATTTTATGGTTGGATTACCAGTGACATATTATGTGTTCACAGATTCACCAGAGAAAGTACCAAACGTCACACTTCCTTCTCAGCGATACATAAAGATCGTCCAAGTGGAAAAGCACACCAGGTGGCAGGACATCTCTATGATGCGAATGAGAACAATATCTGAAGTTATAGAGTCAGAGATCCGTCACAGTTTTcgttatgttttctgttttgatgTGGATCAGGAGTTTAAGGGGAGATTTGGGTCCGAGGCACTGGGTGATTCTGTGGCATTGCTCCATGCCCACTTTTATAAATTACCAAAAGCCCGGTTTACCTACGACAGAAACCCCAAATCTAAAGCCTTCATGGAAACTGGAGATTTCTACTACCATGCTTCTGTCTTTGGAGGACTGTGGCAAAATGTAAAGCATTTGGTAGATGCCTGTTATCTGGGTATCATAGAGGATAAACTAAAAAATGTGGAAGCTCTGTGGCACGATGAGAGCCATCTAAACAAGTACTTTTGGATTCATAAACCAAGCAGGCTGCTGTCTCCAGAGTACTGCTGGGACCAGAACATTTGGGACAAGCGTGATATACTTGTCACCCGCCTAGTGTGGGCACCCAAACACTATGACACACTTCGTAATGGGTAG